CATGGCCATGGACGAATTCCTGGGGCATGGCGTTCTGGAAAGGTTCAAACGGGAATAATGCTGGCAAACCTTGTGTTAGGCATAACTAACAAGAGGCTTGCCATAGCGGCGGAGCGGGCGTACAAGCGGAACAGACCATGAGCAAGGAACATTCCCACGAACACGCTTTTGAAGAAATGTCCTGCGGGACCGGGTGTTGCTGCTCGGGAGGTTCCTGCGGAACGGAAGGGGCAATCAGGCCCGTGCCCGCCATCCTGGGGATAGCCCTGTTTGCCGCGGCTCTGGTGGCGGGGGGCGATACCTGGTTCGGCTTGGCGGCGTATGCGGGAGCCTATCTGCTGATCGGGTGGGATGTCTTGAAAACGGCTTTTATCGGACTGAGGCACGGGCGCGCCATGGATGAAAACTTCCTGATGAGCATCGCTTCCCTGGGAGCCATGTTCCTGGGGGATTATTCCGAGGCCGTGGGGGTAATGCTTTTTTACCGGGTGGGGGAATACCTCCAGGAGCGCGCCGTGGGGAGTTCCCGCCGTTCCGTCAGGGAACTGATGAAATTGAGGCCGGATGCGGTACATGTGAAAGAGGACGGCATCGTCCGGGACCTCCCTCCGGCGGAGGTGGAGCCGGGTACCCTGATTGAAGTGAGGGCCGGGGAGCGCATCCCTCTGGACGGCGTGATCGTGGGCGGCCATTCCGTGCTGGACACTTCCGCCATGACCGGGGAATCCCTGCCGGTGGAGGCGGGGGAGGGAACCTCCGTCATGGCCGGATACATCAACGGCCAGGGCGTACTGTACGTGCGCACGGACCGTGACTGGAAGCACTCCGCCCTGGCGCGGGTGCAGGAACTGGTGGAAGCCGCTTCCGGCAATAAGTCCCGCATTGAGGGAAGGCTGAGCAGGTTTTCCCGCATTTATACGCCGCTGGTTATCGCCATTGCCGTCCTGGTGTTTCTGTGCTACCCCTTTGTGACTGGCGGAAGCTGGGGAGACGGCCTTTTCCGCGCCCTGGTGCTGCTGGTGATTTCCTGTCCGTGCGCCCTAGTGCTGTCCGTCCCCCTGGGTTTCTTTGCCGGGATAGGCCGGGCGGCGCGCAACGGAATCCTGGTGAAGGGCAGCAGCTATCTGGATGCGCTGCGCAAGGTAAAGACCGTGGTGTTTGACAAGACGGGGACGCTGACGGAAGGCGTGTTTGCCGTGGATGAAGTTCTGCCGTGCGCCGGGGTATCCCCGGAAAGCCTGCTGTACTGGGCGGCCCACGCGGAAAGCGCCGCTTCCCATCCTCTGGGCCGTTCCATTGTGAAAGCGTATGGAGGCGCCCTGTTTCCGGAGCGTGTGGCGGATATGGTGGAAATGACGGGCGGAGGCGTTTCCGCCCGGGTGGAGGGCAGGTCCGTTCTGGCGGGCAAGAAGACATTTTTGAAGGATGCCGGTGTGGCGGTCGATGACCTGGAGGAACGCGGTGCCACGATTTACGTGGCCCTGGACGGAGTGCTGCTGGGGCGTCTGCGCATGTCCGACCAGGTGAAGCCCGGAGCGGCCCTGGCCGTCAGGGAATTGAGGGATTTGGGCGTAAACAGGCTGGTCATGCTGACGGGGGATTCTTCCTCCGCCGGTAGGGAAGTGGGGGACAGGCTGGGACTGGATGAAGTATTCAGCGGCCTGATGCCGGCGGAGAAACTGGAGCATATCCAGGAGTTGAAAGGCGTAGATGGCCTGGTAGCCTTTGTGGGGGACGGCATGAATGACGCGCCGTCCCTGGCCGGGGCGGACATAGGCATCGCCATGGGTGGAGTGGGATCGGATGCCGCCCTTCAGGCGGCGGACGTGGTGCTGATGAAAGGTGATCCCGTATCCGTCCCGGAAGCCATCCGCCTTTCCATGGCAACGGAGCGCATCATTGTGCAGAACATCGTCATGATTCTGGGAATCAAGATATTGGTCATGGTTCTCGGTATTCTGGGCCTGGCCGGCATGTGGGCCGCCGTGATGGCGGACGTGGGCGTTTGCCTGCTTGCCGTCGGCAACTCCATGCGCATTTTCCGCGTAAAAACCCGGCAGGGAAAGGAATAAAGGCGGCTTTCCTGTCCCTTCCGGCGTGACTTTGGCAGACATGGCAACTTGAGGGCCGTGTGACGGGAATTCATGCCTTTTCCTGTTCTCCCGCTGTTCATCTGCAGCAAGCGGCAGCATGGAATCCGGGCAGGAAGGGATGAAGGTTTTTTCCTCATTTTTGCCCTTGATTCATCAAAAAGCCTCCGTGCCGGGTGCGGCACGGAGGCTGGAGGAATGAAAAGCCCGTGATGCTGGGTTTTAACGCAGGCCGGTCAGAAGCAGCTCCGCGTTGTTCTGGGTTTTGGAAATATTTTGCAGCAGGGCCTGAAGACCCTCCCAGCCGGGTTTTATGGCAAGCTGGCGGCGGAGCTGCATGATTTTGACGAACTCCTGTTCGTTATACAGCCTGTCGTCATTGCGGGTGCCGCTTTGGGAAAGGGAAATGGCCGGATAAATGCGCCGTTCGGAAAGTTCCCTGTCCAGGCGGATTTCCAGATTGCCCGTACCCTTGAACTCCTCGAAGATCACTTCGTCCATCCTGGATTCCGTGTCCACCAGGCAGGTAGCGATGATGGTCAGGCTGCCGCCTTCCTCCACATTGCGCGCGGCGGAAAAGAATTTGCGGGGTTTTTCCAGGGCATTGGAGCCGAGACCGCCGGACATGATGCGGCCGCCCGTTTGATTGGCATTGTAGCCGCGTGCCAGGCGGGTCAGGGAGTCCAGCAGGATCACGACGTCCCGGCCCATTTCCACCAGGCGCTTGGCGCGTTCGATGACGAGGTCGGAGACCTGGGCATGGCGGCGGGAAGGTTCGTCAAAGGTGGAGGCATAAACCGGGGCGTCCACGGTCTCTTCAAAATCGGTCACTTCCTCCGGGCGTTCGTCCAGAAGAAGAACGATCAGTTCCACCTGGGGATAGTTGGCCCTGATGGAGCGCGCGATCGTTTTCAGAAGAACGGTCTTGCCGCCGCGGGGAGGCGCCACGATGAGTCCGCGCTGCCCTTTGCCGAAGGGCGTCATCAGGTCCAGCACGCGCATGGCCGCTGAATTGACCTCCTTGTTTTCCAGCAGCAGGCGTTCCTTGGGGAAGAGGGGGGTGAGGCGTTCAAAATCCTGGGACGCCCTGTATTCTTCCGCGGGAATGCCTTCCACGCTGATGACGGCGGAGGCGGAGAGGTATTTGTCATGGGGCCTCAGCTTGCGCAGCCTGACCTTGATCAACTGGCCCACGCGCAGATGCAGGGGCTTGATCAGGTTGCCGCCCAGGTAAATATCGTCCGGGGATGTGCGGAAACTTTTGACCGGATCCCTCAGCATGGCGTAATTGTCCTTGGCCTGCTCCATGACACCGGAGACGACTACTTCATGGCCCTTGGCGAGAAGCTGCCTGCCCAGTTCGAACACAAGCTGTGACTTGGTGAGGGAGGAGGAGTTCCGGATGGGGAGGGTTTCCGCCATTTCCTGGAGGTCGTTCAGGGGCCGCCGGCGCAGTTCGTTGATGTCGATCTGTTCCAGAATGGGCCGGGATTCCGGTTCCTCCTGCGCGGATTCCGGGGTGGACGGCACGTCCGGAGCGCTCTCTTCCGCCGGGGCGGGGAGCAGGACCGGAAGAGCCTGTTCCGGAGCGGGCGCGTTCTGTGCGGAGTCGGCCTGGGGAATTTCTTCGTCGGGGAGCGGCTTGTTTTCGCGTTCTTCAGTCATGGAAAAAGTGTTGATGAAATCTTTGGGTTTGTTGTTGGAGCAGGGAGGGGGGGCCTTCGTTCCAGATCACGAAATCGGCTTTGGCCACCTTTCCCATAATGGGATGCTGGGCGGCCAGAATAGCCTCAATCATATCCTCGCGGAATCCGTTCCTGAGGGCTAGGCGAGCCTTTTGCGTTTCCCGGGAAACGGCTACCACGCATACGGCATCCTGATGGTAGCGCGCCGATGTTTCAAAAAACAGCGGCACGTCAATGACAAACCCGTTTACCGCCGCATTCTGCCGCGCCGCCTGCATTTGCGCAAGACATTCTTGGTGCAGCAGGGGATGAATAAGTCCTTCCAGAATTTTTCTGCTTTCCGGATTGCGGAAGACCAGCTCTCTCAGGAAATGTCTGTCCGCCCGTCCCGCGCCGTCCACGCTGCCGGGGCCGAACGCCCGGATAAGGGCGTCTTTCAGAAGGCCGCTGTCCAGCAGTCTGCCTGCTTCCGCATCACAGTCAAACAGGCGCAGATGCGGTGCGCCCATTTCCATGAGCAGGCGGATGGCTGTGGATTTGCCTGTGGCGATTCCGCCGGTGACGACCAGTGTTTTCATGATGAGCAAAGTGGGAAAGACGTCAGGTTGGGATGCAAAGAGCGGGTGAAAGGTCACCCTTTCACCCGCTCCGGTATGGACTTTATGCACGCTGACTACATAATAGGAGGCAACAGGCCTCCTTCAGTGGACGGCAACGCGTTTTCCGCGCCGGCGGCAGTCGTCGGGAGGGAATTCCCGCGGACAGGCTGGCCGGTGGCATCAATGATCTGACCGGTCACGAAGATCATCAGATTTTTCTTGATGTGGTTGTCGGAGTTGCTGCGGAAGAAGCGGCCGACGAGGGGCAGGTCGCCAAAGATAGGCACCTTGTCTTCCACCGTCTGGACGTTTTCCGTGATCAAACCACCGATTGCCACGGTGTGGCCGTCGTAGATGAACAGGGACGTTTCAACGGAACGCTTGGAGAAGATCGGCTGCTCAATGCGGTTTTCCGTCAGGGTCAGAGACATCGGCTTGCCGTCGGAACCCACGCCGGTGGATTGAATCGGGCTGCCGTAGTTCACGAAGCCTTCAAATTCCACGATGCTGGGCTTGAAGCTCAAGTCAATGATGTACTTGTTCTCCGCGATGGTGGGCACCACTTCCAGGGTAACGCCGACGGGCTTCATTTCAAACACGCCGGGAGTGGCGGGAGTGACGGGGAAGCTGGTCACCTGGGCCGGATTGTTATTGAGGACATCGTCCAGAATATTGTTCCGGTTGTTGTTGCCGCCCCAGCTGCTGACGTTGTTGGGAAGTTCCGGGGGTTCGTATTCGGTGGGATACCAGAATTCGCGGATGATCTCAATTTTGGCCGTTTCGCCGGACTTGGCGGTAACGCTCGGAGCGGTGAGGACGTCGGAACCCTTCTTCTGGGACAGGCCGCGCATCAGCATCTGGAAGGAGCCTTCATCATAAATGCCCGTGAGGGACATGATGCCGGGAGCCGGGCTCTTCTGCGTGGCTTCGGAACGGTTGGTGCTGTTGAGCAGGTTGTCCACGGAGTTCTTGGAGATGGCGAAGTCGCCTGTGCGGTTGCCGCCCACCAGGCCGTTCACCAGGCCGTTTCCGTGTGAGTCCGTGTTGGTGCTGTTTACGGGCCAGCCGCTGACGCCGCCGGGAGACTGGGTGAAATCGCTGGAATTGAGTCCGGAACCTTCGCTGGTGCCGCCGCCCAGGAAGGTGCTGCGGTCATTGCTGACGGAGAACGGAGTGACAATCCAGTCAAAGCCGAGTTCTTCCGTGTTTTCCTGGGTTACTTCCACGAACTTGGTCATGATGCGCACCTGCTGGGATTCACCGCGGGTTTGCTCAATAAGCTGTTCAATGAGGTCCAGGTTGCCCTGCGTGTTGCGGACAATGAGGGTACCGTTGCTGGCGCTGAAGATGGCGGATGCCCCTTCCGGGAACTGCACACCGGCTTTCTTGAGCAGGTTGTAAGCGGAAGGCAGGGGCTTGATACTGGAGGAGGAGCTGTCGCCGCTTCCGAAGGGATCGGTGTCGCCACCGTCGTCGCCGCCGCCCAGAGAACTGGACAGGGAACGGAGGAAGCCGGGAGGCACGGGGAATGTACGCTGGTACAGGTCCACGTCATTGCCGCCGGCGGGAAGGATGGTGACGGCATAGTCTTCCACTTTCTGGCGCAGGCCAGCATTGCGGCAGATGAAGTTGAGCACTTCCAGCATCGGAACGTTGGTGAGCTTCAACTGGCCGATCTTGCGGGTGCGGATGCTTTCCTGGGGAGCTGCCGCCACCGGAGCGGGTTCCGTGGATTCCATGCCGTCTTCACCAAAGCCGGGATCATCCGCAGGAACGGTGGCCACGGGAGTGGTGCCCACGGGCTGGGCGTCATTGATGACAAAGTTGATGCCGCGTTCTCCGTTTACGCCGGTACGGTCCAGTTCCACGGACTTCCTGCGCAGGTAGTCGATGGCATCTTCCACCGTGGTGTCTTCAAAGGAAACGGAGGGAATGATGATGCTCTTGAGCTTCATCAGGTTGGCGGTGGCGCCGCTGACTCCGGTGTCGGGACCAGGGCCGATATTCTCCGGGCCATCCGGAATTTCAACCGGAATGGGGCGTTCCCAGATCTGGTCCACTTCCGCCAGCATGGAGCTGCGGGTTTCGTCGTACGCAGCGCGGTAATAGGCGGACCTGCGTCGGTTTACCGTTTCCATGCCGCGGCGCGCCGCAACGTTGTAGCGGTCAATCGTAAGAACCTTGTTGAATTCGGCGATGGCTTTATCATATTCGCCGAGGTCATAGTAACCATAGGCCATGTGAAGGAGGGTGTTCACCTTTTCCACGTTCTTGACGTGTTCGGGAGTGAGCGCCGGATTCGTGCGAATCGGGTCCTTCATGTATTCGAGCGTCTGTTTGGCAAGCGCGGCTTTCTTGGGATTGAGCCGGATGGCGTCCTGGAGGAGCTTGTCGGCTTCATCATAGCGGCCTACCTTGATGTATTCCTGCGCAACGGCGATGCTGGCGTCGCCAATGTTGTTGGCGATGGCTTGCCTGCGCTGGTCGTTGACCGGTGCGGCGGGCAGCGTGCTGTAGGCGGCATTGAATTTGTCCAGGGCTTCCTTGTACTTGCCTTCGCGGTACAATTCACGGCCTTCGGAAAGGAGCTGCATTGCTTCCTGGGTTTGAGCCTCGCGGCGTGCCATGGCGCGGCGTGCCGCGTCTGATTGGCCCGCAGCATAGTATCCAGCATAGGAGGTACCCAAGGCGCTGGAGGCTCCGACGCTGCCGTAATCCTCACCGGCCTGCGCAAAAGGGCAGGACGCGGCAATGGCCATCAGCGCGATCAGAGAACGCTTCGATTGATAAAGTGGTGCGTGGTCCATAGTTAGGTTCTTCTTTTTACATGTTTTTCGGATTTGTGAAGCTTTTTTTTTAGAAAAGTGAAAATCCGGGTCTATTTTTTCTTGCTCAGTGTTGTTTGTTCTCCTGTTGTTTTGTTGGCAATGGTTACGGTTTGCGTTGCATTATCAACGGTTTTCAGCGTGTAAGTCTGCTTGGTGTCACCGGGTATCTGGAAGTCGGCGCCTTCCTCTACTTCAAAGCTGGTATCCCGTTTGGGACCGGCGGCAATAGTAAGGTTTACTTTCTTATCAATGATGGGTATGAAATACTTGGCTCCCCTTCTGACCGTGTAGGTTTGGCCGTTCTTGGTCGGCTTCAAATCCTTGACGGTCGCTTCGGGGTCCGTTTCCACCATGTTGAGGCTTTCATTCTTGAATTCCTTGTTGGCCACGCTGACAAGCTCGAACCTGGGCTTTTCATTCGTGTTCTTCCTGGCCCCGAACTGGCCGTTGAGCTGGACGGTGCTTCTCCACAGGTCCTGTCTGGCGCGATTTTGCCCCTTGAAGGTGAAATCGTTGCCGTCCGCCTGTGAGAAGACCAGGTAAAAGCCGAACTGCTTGATTTCGTCCACATACAGTTTGTTGATGAGAGGCGGGTGGCTGTTGGGATCGTTGGGATGCGTTTTGGCCTCGTATTCCTCCTGGACGGTAAAGCCGTCGTTGTCCGGGTCACGGGTCAAGACATCCGAATAAATGAAAATGTCTTCCAGCCCGTTGTCCAGGAACCATTTATTGGGGATATTCCCGTGAATGGGCGGTCCGGACACGATATCGAAGGGTTCCGTCCCCCCCGTCTTGATCCAGAGGTTGGGGGCAACGAACCCCACATATTCCTGGGTTTCCTGGACGATGGGTTTGAGTTCGTGGGAAGCGGAGATTTCCTGGTTGACTGTTTCCGCCTTCTTGATGCCGGAGGGCGGTTCCACGGGTTTTTCCGAAACACGGGTGGTAAATTTGTACTGGTCGTCCAGCTTCATGAAGGTCCAGGCGCCGTAAGCGGCCACCCCCAGGCCCAGAACGATGCCGGAGACCATCAGGATCTTGTCGTAGTTTTGTTTTTCAGACATGGTGAAATTGTTTTCTGCGAATTGATTGCCGTAATTAGTCTTCAGACGGTTCCTGCGCCTTGGGCTGTGCGAAGTGAACCAGGTTCAGAGAAACCTGGACCATCACTTGTTCCTTGCCCATGTAGGGCTTGATTATTTGCTGGATGGGGGGCTCGGCCGGAGCCGCCGCTTCCCCCGCCGGAGTCAGGCTCGCCGCTCCCGTCTGGGGCTGTGCGGAGGCAGGCTGTGCGGCTGCCGGATTGGTGATGGGCGGCGGCATCATCCGTTCGTTGCGTATTCTGATGGAATTGACCGTGAACAGGTATTCCTGGGAATCCGTAATGGCGTTCATGGCTTTCAGAACGCTTCCCCGGTCGCCCTGGAAGGCGATTTCCAGCGGCATGCCCGTCCAGGGAGCCTTCTGGTCTGAATCTTCCTCATCTTCCGTGTTCCGCGCCGGATTTTCAATGGGAAGCTGGGAACGGTAAACCTTGATGAATTTGGTCAGCCCGCAGTCTGTGAGTTTGTTGACCAGGCTGTTGATGGCCTTCATTTCAAAGGTCAGCGTGGGCGTAGCCTGCACGGAGGGAGCCTGGGTGCTGTAAAGCTGGAATCCAAGCCAGGAAGAAGTATCCGTAATCTGGATGTTTTTTTCCTTGCAGGAGGCTATCAGGGATTCCCGGAAGGCCTTCAGCTCATTCTGGAACGCCGTGGGGGTGGTGGGAGCCAGCACGGAGGAAGCCATGAAGGGCTTGTATGCCGTTTC
This genomic stretch from Akkermansia biwaensis harbors:
- a CDS encoding Amuc_1100 family pilus-like protein gives rise to the protein MSNWITDNKPAAMVAGVGLLLFLGLSVAGYMANSERSDLDKKIKSASQEIKSANAAAITPSHTSNKELEKELNRYAKAIGNLETAYKPFMASSVLAPTTPTAFQNELKAFRESLIASCKEKNIQITDTSSWLGFQLYSTQAPSVQATPTLTFEMKAINSLVNKLTDCGLTKFIKVYRSQLPIENPARNTEDEEDSDQKAPWTGMPLEIAFQGDRGSVLKAMNAITDSQEYLFTVNSIRIRNERMMPPPITNPAAAQPASAQPQTGAASLTPAGEAAAPAEPPIQQIIKPYMGKEQVMVQVSLNLVHFAQPKAQEPSED
- a CDS encoding heavy metal translocating P-type ATPase, which codes for MSKEHSHEHAFEEMSCGTGCCCSGGSCGTEGAIRPVPAILGIALFAAALVAGGDTWFGLAAYAGAYLLIGWDVLKTAFIGLRHGRAMDENFLMSIASLGAMFLGDYSEAVGVMLFYRVGEYLQERAVGSSRRSVRELMKLRPDAVHVKEDGIVRDLPPAEVEPGTLIEVRAGERIPLDGVIVGGHSVLDTSAMTGESLPVEAGEGTSVMAGYINGQGVLYVRTDRDWKHSALARVQELVEAASGNKSRIEGRLSRFSRIYTPLVIAIAVLVFLCYPFVTGGSWGDGLFRALVLLVISCPCALVLSVPLGFFAGIGRAARNGILVKGSSYLDALRKVKTVVFDKTGTLTEGVFAVDEVLPCAGVSPESLLYWAAHAESAASHPLGRSIVKAYGGALFPERVADMVEMTGGGVSARVEGRSVLAGKKTFLKDAGVAVDDLEERGATIYVALDGVLLGRLRMSDQVKPGAALAVRELRDLGVNRLVMLTGDSSSAGREVGDRLGLDEVFSGLMPAEKLEHIQELKGVDGLVAFVGDGMNDAPSLAGADIGIAMGGVGSDAALQAADVVLMKGDPVSVPEAIRLSMATERIIVQNIVMILGIKILVMVLGILGLAGMWAAVMADVGVCLLAVGNSMRIFRVKTRQGKE
- the rho gene encoding transcription termination factor Rho; translated protein: MTEERENKPLPDEEIPQADSAQNAPAPEQALPVLLPAPAEESAPDVPSTPESAQEEPESRPILEQIDINELRRRPLNDLQEMAETLPIRNSSSLTKSQLVFELGRQLLAKGHEVVVSGVMEQAKDNYAMLRDPVKSFRTSPDDIYLGGNLIKPLHLRVGQLIKVRLRKLRPHDKYLSASAVISVEGIPAEEYRASQDFERLTPLFPKERLLLENKEVNSAAMRVLDLMTPFGKGQRGLIVAPPRGGKTVLLKTIARSIRANYPQVELIVLLLDERPEEVTDFEETVDAPVYASTFDEPSRRHAQVSDLVIERAKRLVEMGRDVVILLDSLTRLARGYNANQTGGRIMSGGLGSNALEKPRKFFSAARNVEEGGSLTIIATCLVDTESRMDEVIFEEFKGTGNLEIRLDRELSERRIYPAISLSQSGTRNDDRLYNEQEFVKIMQLRRQLAIKPGWEGLQALLQNISKTQNNAELLLTGLR
- a CDS encoding Amuc_1099 family pilus-like system protein, translated to MSEKQNYDKILMVSGIVLGLGVAAYGAWTFMKLDDQYKFTTRVSEKPVEPPSGIKKAETVNQEISASHELKPIVQETQEYVGFVAPNLWIKTGGTEPFDIVSGPPIHGNIPNKWFLDNGLEDIFIYSDVLTRDPDNDGFTVQEEYEAKTHPNDPNSHPPLINKLYVDEIKQFGFYLVFSQADGNDFTFKGQNRARQDLWRSTVQLNGQFGARKNTNEKPRFELVSVANKEFKNESLNMVETDPEATVKDLKPTKNGQTYTVRRGAKYFIPIIDKKVNLTIAAGPKRDTSFEVEEGADFQIPGDTKQTYTLKTVDNATQTVTIANKTTGEQTTLSKKK
- a CDS encoding Amuc_1098 family type IV pilus outer membrane protein translates to MDHAPLYQSKRSLIALMAIAASCPFAQAGEDYGSVGASSALGTSYAGYYAAGQSDAARRAMARREAQTQEAMQLLSEGRELYREGKYKEALDKFNAAYSTLPAAPVNDQRRQAIANNIGDASIAVAQEYIKVGRYDEADKLLQDAIRLNPKKAALAKQTLEYMKDPIRTNPALTPEHVKNVEKVNTLLHMAYGYYDLGEYDKAIAEFNKVLTIDRYNVAARRGMETVNRRRSAYYRAAYDETRSSMLAEVDQIWERPIPVEIPDGPENIGPGPDTGVSGATANLMKLKSIIIPSVSFEDTTVEDAIDYLRRKSVELDRTGVNGERGINFVINDAQPVGTTPVATVPADDPGFGEDGMESTEPAPVAAAPQESIRTRKIGQLKLTNVPMLEVLNFICRNAGLRQKVEDYAVTILPAGGNDVDLYQRTFPVPPGFLRSLSSSLGGGDDGGDTDPFGSGDSSSSSIKPLPSAYNLLKKAGVQFPEGASAIFSASNGTLIVRNTQGNLDLIEQLIEQTRGESQQVRIMTKFVEVTQENTEELGFDWIVTPFSVSNDRSTFLGGGTSEGSGLNSSDFTQSPGGVSGWPVNSTNTDSHGNGLVNGLVGGNRTGDFAISKNSVDNLLNSTNRSEATQKSPAPGIMSLTGIYDEGSFQMLMRGLSQKKGSDVLTAPSVTAKSGETAKIEIIREFWYPTEYEPPELPNNVSSWGGNNNRNNILDDVLNNNPAQVTSFPVTPATPGVFEMKPVGVTLEVVPTIAENKYIIDLSFKPSIVEFEGFVNYGSPIQSTGVGSDGKPMSLTLTENRIEQPIFSKRSVETSLFIYDGHTVAIGGLITENVQTVEDKVPIFGDLPLVGRFFRSNSDNHIKKNLMIFVTGQIIDATGQPVRGNSLPTTAAGAENALPSTEGGLLPPIM
- the coaE gene encoding dephospho-CoA kinase (Dephospho-CoA kinase (CoaE) performs the final step in coenzyme A biosynthesis.), producing MKTLVVTGGIATGKSTAIRLLMEMGAPHLRLFDCDAEAGRLLDSGLLKDALIRAFGPGSVDGAGRADRHFLRELVFRNPESRKILEGLIHPLLHQECLAQMQAARQNAAVNGFVIDVPLFFETSARYHQDAVCVVAVSRETQKARLALRNGFREDMIEAILAAQHPIMGKVAKADFVIWNEGPPSLLQQQTQRFHQHFFHD